A DNA window from Helianthus annuus cultivar XRQ/B chromosome 15, HanXRQr2.0-SUNRISE, whole genome shotgun sequence contains the following coding sequences:
- the LOC110911377 gene encoding probable flavin-containing monooxygenase 1, which produces MDKKQVAIVGAGVSGLLACKYCLSKGFKPIVFDTEPDIGGVWAKTIKTTRLQTPKALYQFSDFPWPTSVTDDFPTHQQILDYIRAYATRFDLIPHIRFLSRVKGISYDGPSSDTWSLWNGTGEPFTECKWNVTVENTQTATTQVYTVDFVILCLGRFKDVPNIPEFPVGKGPEDFKGQVIHSMEYAAMDDNAAAEFVKGKKVVVVGFGKTGLDIARECSSINGLEQPTSIVYRRDHWKLPDWAPWGIPLPLLYLNRFSHLLVHKPSEGFLLSVLATVLSPLRWGVSKFVESHIKRKVPLAKFNMVPQHSLSKDARSCMISYMPNPNDFFDEVEKGSIKLKKSQTFSFYDTGILMEDDNTTIEAEVVIFATGFKGVKKLEDIFESSTFGQSIASSPRVPLYRECIHPRIPQLAIIGFSESFSNLYISEMRSKWLVALLEGAFELPSINEMQKDIMKWDEYMKQSAGEYHCRSAIGEIWYNDQLCKDMGMDPMRKNGLLANLFEPYGPMDYTRK; this is translated from the exons ATGGATAAGAAGCAAGTGGCCATCGTCGGAGCTGGAGTCAGTGGTCTCCTCGCCTGTAAATACTGTCTCTCCAAAGGTTTCAAACCCATCGTATTCGATACCGAACCCGACATTGGTGGTGTATGGGCTAAAACCATCAAAACCACCAGGCTGCAGACGCCAAAAGCTTTGTACCAGTTTTCTGACTTCCCATGGCCGACGTCGGTAACCGATGACTTCCCGACCCATCAACAAATTCTGGATTACATCCGTGCCTATGCCACTCGGTTTGATCTCATTCCCCACATCCGGTTTCTTTCTCGAGTTAAGGGGATCAGCTATGATGGACCGTCGTCGGATACATGGTCGCTGTGGAATGGCACCGGTGAACCTTTTACAGAGTGCAAGTGGAATGTTACCGTTGAAAACACTCAAACTGCCACCACCCAA GTTTACACTGTGGATTTTGTGATTCTATGCCTGGGAAGATTCAAAGATGTTCCAAACATACCCGAATTCCCCGTCGGAAAAGGGCCAGAAGATTTCAAAGGGCAAGTGATACACTCTATGGAATACGCAGCAATGGATGACAATGCGGCTGCAGAATTCGTGAAAGGGAAGAAGGTAGTTGTTGTGGGCTTTGGTAAAACCGGACTCGACATTGCAAGGGAGTGTTCGTCGATCAATG GCCTGGAACAACCAACAAGTATAGTGTACAGGCGTGATCATTGGAAGCTACCGGATTGGGCTCCATGGGGAATCCCGTTGCCGCTTCTCTACTTGAATCGCTTCTCGCATCTTCTGGTTCATAAACCCAGTGAAGGTTTCCTGCTTAGTGTCCTTGCCACTGTGCTTTCACCTCTT CGTTGGGGGGTCTCAAAATTTGTTGAAAGCCACATAAAAAGGAAGGTTCCTCTAGCTAAGTTCAACATGGTACCACAACATAGCTTGTCAAAAGATGCTCGATCATGTATGATTTCCTACATGCCAAATCCAAATGACTTCTTCGATGAGGTTGAGAAAGGAAGCATCAAGTTGAAGAAATCCCAAACATTTAGTTTTTACGACACAgggattctgatggaagacgacaATACAACGATAGAAGCAGAAGTAGTTATATTTGCCACCGGATTTAAAGGTGTTAAAAAACTTGAAGACATATTTGAATCTTCGACATTCGGCCAATCCATTGCAAGCTCACCACGAGTCCCTCTTTACAG GGAATGCATTCATCCACGGATACCGCAGCTAGCCATAATTGGATTTTCCGAGAGTTTTTCAAACCTTTACATCTCGGAAATGAGGTCAAAATGGTTAGTCGCGCTTCTTGAAGGTGCGTTCGAGCTACCGAGCATAAATGAGATGCAAAAAGATATCATGAAATGGGATGAATATATGAAGCAATCAGCTGGGGAATACCATTGCCGATCGGCTATTGGTGAAATATGGTACAATGATCAATTATGCAAGGACATGGGCATGGACCCTATGAGAAAAAACGGTCTCTTGGCTAACCTTTTTGAACCTTATGGGCCCATGGATTACACCAGAAAATGA
- the LOC110913588 gene encoding uncharacterized protein LOC110913588: MESVLDICECDDRNKVRFAIRMFEAEALHWWNIVVRTEGKEKVKEMKWEEFIHKFLAKYCPPSETEQLEVEFFQLKMGNKTYREYVSCFNDISRLVSFLALTEEQLINRFIWGLPYEMRVFIKSKSPNTFAETVEAGTVMAAEMILRQAESPAPKRKWKERKGDTRNNNFKRPKTFPQCQICKRFHTGECRFPCPNCKKTGHALQECKEKKKCFECGDPNHMRSECPELKRNNKTQPNQPKGRTFVLTMEEAKTNIDVITGTYLVNDVYARVLFDTGANRSLVSTTFRPYLNQASQNLDHAFIVEMADGSQRDIVDIVKNCIISLNNHVIPIDLMPMELGEFDIVIGMDWLTPYHAEVICDKRIVRLRLPNGKQLTVSGDRTDKTKNLITIAQAHKCLRKGYVAFLAYVVNTTEKQKVEDVPVVREYPEVFPDELPGLPSDRQVEFRIDLVPGHVINECGIQVDPARSRPSRNGKYRRIPLKSEDFWG, from the exons ATGGAGTCAGTATTAGACATATGTGAGTGTGATGACCGCAATAAAGTACGGTTCGCCATACGTATGTTTGAAGCTGAAGCCCTTCACTGGTGGAACATTGTGGTCCGAACAGAGGGAAAAGAAAAGGTTAAGGAGATGAAGTGGGAGGAGTTTATTCATAAGTTTCTTGCTAAGTATTGTCCTCCCAGTGAGACTGAGCAACTGGAAGTGGAATTCTTTCAGttaaaaatgggaaataaaacctaTCGAGAGTATGTTTCTTGTTTCAACGACATATCTCGACTGGTTTCTTTTTTAGCATTGACCGAGGAACAACTGATCAATAGGTTTATTTGGGGTCTACCCTATGAAATGAGGGTGTTTATCAAATCCAAATCCCCCAATACTTTTGCAGAAACTGTTGAGGCTGGCACCGTTATGGCTGCCGAGATGATTCTGCGGCAGGCTGAATCTCCCGCACCAAAAAGGAAGTGGAAAGAAAGAAAGGGGGACACCCGGAATAACAACTTTAAAAGGCCTAAAACATTTCCTCAATGTCAAATTTGCAAACGCTTTCATACGGGGGAATGTCGTTTTCCTTGTCCAAATTGTAAAAAGACGGGTCATGCTCTTCAAGAATGCAAGGAAAAGAAGAAGTGTTTCGAATGTGGAGACCCTAACCACATGAGATCCGAATGTCCAGAACTCAAAAGAAATAATAAGACACAACCAAATCAGCCAAAAGGGCGTACATTTGTACTCACCATGGAAGAAGCCAAGACCAATATAGACGTTATCACGGGTACGTATctcgtaaatgatgtatatgcgcgtgtgttatttgataccggtgcaaATAGAAGTCTAGTATCGACTACCTTTAGACCTTACTTGAACCAGGCGTCCCAAAACCTAGATCATGCCTTTATAGTAGAAATGGCTGATGGAAGTCAAAGAGACATAGTTGACATTGTTAAGAATTGTATAATAAGCTTAAACAACCATGTTATCCCTATAGACCTAATGCCTATGGAACTTGGAGAATTCGACATAGTCATAGGAATGGACTGGTTGACACCATATCATGCGGAAGTTATATGTGATAAAAGGATCGTCCGACTCCGATTACCCAATGGCAAACAACTAACCGTATCGGGAGACCGCACTGACAAGACTAAGAACCTCATCACGATAGCACAAGCACATAAATGCCTAAGGAAAGGGTATGTTGCCTTTCTAGCATATGTCGTAAACACTACAGAAAAGCAGAAGGTCGAGGACGTGCCAGTAGTAAGAGAATACCCCGAAGTGTTTCCCGATGAGCTTCCGGGACTACCATCGGATAGACAGgttgagtttcgcattgaccTAGTTCCCG gcCACGTGATAAATGAATGTGGAATACAAGTTGACCCTGCAAGATCGAGGCCATCAAGAAATGGGAAGTACCGAAGAATCCCACTGAAATCAGAAGAtttctggggttag